From the genome of Candidatus Desulfarcum epimagneticum, one region includes:
- a CDS encoding Thiamine biosynthesis protein ThiP, protein MKPLAPFRRELLFLIPPLVFLGAFYFYPLSQIFKLSFFSAGDWGTAPLTKLLTAPFFFKILWFTTWQAAVSTLLTFALALPGAYVFCRYDFWGKNALKSFFTIPFVLPTVAVAAGFRALGAFWGFSAPGEGSIWMILAAHVFYNYAVVLRMVEGFWKNIAPGAAEAARTLGASPVKAFVKITLPLLRPVLAAAGLLVFVFCFSSFGVILVLGGTRFSTIEVEIYRQAAHIFNLPAAAALSLVQILFTFPVMWVHAGIQRRSAVPLTPGPAARRRPAGVREKITAALPLGLASLFLGAPLAALAAASVSGPDGLSFVFYRALTQNPADSVFFAPPLESALLSFQFAAAAMVMAAGLALPAALFLSRAKGLWSAFFDPVFMLPLSTSAVTLGFGFIIALDRPPLNLRAGVMLIPIAHALVAFPFATRILLPAMRGVPQILRDAAAVLGASSFRVWRAVDLPAVSRAMVAAGVFAFTISMGEFGAAAFVARPDAPTLPVAIYRFLGQPGALNHGQAMAMSCLLMAFSAAGFLLMDRAGAGWTGDI, encoded by the coding sequence ACAAAACTTCTGACAGCGCCTTTTTTCTTCAAAATCCTGTGGTTCACCACCTGGCAGGCCGCCGTGTCCACCCTTCTCACCTTTGCCCTGGCCCTGCCCGGGGCCTATGTGTTTTGCCGATACGATTTTTGGGGAAAAAACGCGCTGAAATCCTTTTTCACCATTCCATTCGTCCTGCCCACCGTGGCGGTGGCCGCCGGGTTCCGCGCCCTTGGTGCGTTCTGGGGTTTTTCAGCCCCCGGGGAGGGCTCCATCTGGATGATCCTTGCGGCCCATGTGTTTTACAACTATGCGGTGGTTTTAAGAATGGTGGAGGGGTTCTGGAAAAACATCGCGCCCGGCGCGGCGGAGGCGGCCCGGACTCTGGGCGCCTCGCCTGTGAAAGCCTTTGTGAAAATCACCCTGCCCCTTCTCAGGCCCGTGCTGGCGGCGGCGGGGCTTTTGGTCTTTGTGTTCTGCTTTTCCAGTTTCGGGGTGATTCTGGTCCTCGGGGGGACGCGATTTTCCACCATTGAGGTGGAAATATACCGCCAGGCGGCCCATATTTTCAACCTGCCCGCCGCCGCCGCCCTTTCCCTGGTTCAAATTCTTTTCACTTTCCCGGTGATGTGGGTCCACGCCGGAATCCAGCGGCGAAGCGCCGTCCCTTTGACCCCCGGCCCGGCGGCCCGGCGAAGGCCCGCGGGCGTTCGGGAGAAAATCACGGCGGCGCTGCCCCTTGGTTTGGCCTCGCTGTTTTTGGGCGCCCCCCTCGCGGCGCTGGCGGCGGCCTCGGTCTCAGGTCCGGACGGCCTGTCTTTTGTCTTTTACCGGGCGCTGACCCAAAACCCGGCCGATTCGGTCTTTTTCGCCCCTCCCCTGGAATCGGCGCTCCTTTCCTTTCAATTCGCCGCCGCCGCCATGGTCATGGCGGCGGGCCTGGCTTTGCCGGCGGCCCTTTTTTTGAGCCGGGCAAAGGGCCTTTGGTCCGCCTTTTTTGACCCGGTTTTCATGCTTCCCCTGTCCACCTCCGCCGTGACCCTGGGGTTTGGATTTATCATCGCGCTGGACCGGCCGCCTTTGAACTTAAGGGCCGGGGTCATGCTCATTCCCATCGCCCACGCGCTGGTGGCCTTTCCCTTCGCCACGCGAATTCTCCTGCCGGCCATGCGGGGCGTTCCCCAAATCCTGAGGGACGCCGCGGCGGTTCTGGGCGCGTCGTCCTTTCGCGTCTGGCGCGCGGTGGATCTTCCGGCCGTGTCCCGGGCCATGGTGGCGGCGGGGGTGTTCGCCTTCACCATCAGCATGGGGGAATTCGGGGCCGCCGCCTTTGTGGCCCGGCCGGACGCCCCCACCCTCCCGGTGGCCATCTACCGCTTCCTGGGCCAACCCGGGGCGCTCAACCACGGCCAGGCCATGGCCATGAGCTGTCTTCTCATGGCCTTTTCCGCCGCCGGGTTCCTGCTGATGGACCGGGCCGGGGCCGGCTGGACAGGAGACATCTGA